CAAAAGCTACTTACAGTGGTCTCGAGAAGTACTTAAATAAAATTCAATAGTTATATGCGACAGGGATCGTAACCTTGATATCTCTTCATAAAAGTGGAACAAACAACAACCTCAGAAGGACCGGGGTTTCCAGTTGAAGTTTGAACTAACTGGAACATTTCGCATCCTGTGTGCAAAAGAGCCCTAAATGATAATTTCTTACCCCTACAGAAAAGTGTTGTGTGGTTAGGGAAAATTTGCGTGTTCATACTATGTCATGATTAATGAAACAAAGAAGTGCAAAGAACACAAACCTAAGATTCTCAATGCTGAGTTCATGCATTATTAAGAGCACAAATTTCCAAAGAACATTTCTGGGACCGACGACGTGCAATTCCTCCCTCCCTGTGTAAGGACAACTCTGATGATTATCGATACAACCCAACTACAAAAGTGTAATATAAGCTAAACATTTCAAGAACGTATAAGATTTACCTATCACTATTTTATGAACTTGACAATAAAAAGTGGGAATTATTACATCTATTAAATTGGGACGAAGATGGTGATTGTATCAGCAGAATTACCTCCAACTTCGTTGCAGATTAAAATTCCAATAATATTAGCTTCTAATGATTGCCTCCATTCAGCTGCTACAGAACCTGTCACACTATTGAGACGACTGTATTTTGAAATTTCGTCATGGATTATCTGAAGCTTAAAAGAAAAAACATCCTGAACTAAAAAGATCTGAAAAAAATTTCTTCAGACGTTTTTTGTAGCTAGGGTTTCAGCCTCTCTCTTTCCGCTCGAGCATGAGAATCGCTTCAGTACCGAATTCTTTTTCTCctatgatttctttttttttagtaaaataACACTACCATGTGAACATAAGGTTTGATGGGATCACACACGATTTCCCCGTTTATCTATTTGGAGGGACAAATCATAAAACATGAAAAGAAGATGAAAGGCTAAAAAACCATGCAGTTCTTGTGGTTAACTTAAGAGGATTGTAATTCCAGATGAAAAAcgcaaataaatataaagaacctgAAACAAAGCGGCAATATTTCGTGATGGAACATTGATCTGGGAGGACGCAACCAGGCTAATATGCATATGGCCCCTAGCAATTAGGTCAAAATGAGGAGCACCATGGCATAATCTGAAAAATAAACTTAGGTTAAAACTTCAACGGACGCATTTTAAATCTGGACATAAAAATTTTAATCAAATTTTCTTAGAAATaatgaatcaaaatcaaatttaaaTACAAATAATGaaccaaaatttgaattttcttgGAATCAGAGAACCAAGACTGGTAAAATCATACCCGTAATTTGTGTTTTGCAATACCAATTGATCTGAGAACTAATTTGAGTTTTGCAATCCCGGTTGATCCGAGAACTAAACCAAAACTCAAAACCATGGAGAACATCCACATGACTAAATAAATGGAACGTAAGGAAGGAAGACGAAGAAGTTGATGGTAGAGGATTTTGGGTATGAGTCCATAGAGAACGATTGAGCTCCCACGGTTACTCATTCCTAACTATAAAATCTAAGGCACATATGCAGAAAATGGTTTGGTCTGGACAACCAcggccatgaatttatctttgccaaggacaaatTCTGACCACGACTTACCCAATCATACTCTTGATATGCTAACCAAGTGGGGCATACTGTCGCCGATCTCTCATAGCAACACAACATCTACACTTCACGGATTTCTCCCATGCCAACATCCCCTTCTTCTGTAGTATGTTAGAAAGTTAGttcccctttttttttcttttttttattcgtTATATCGAAAATAATAATGAAATGCACAAGTCTCCGGACATTATATATTTGCACCAACTGGTCTGGTCACCCCCTGGTACCGCAAACCATTTGACGAAGTGAGATTTTCGGTTGTGGGTAGGATTAATGTAGTTATGGAGGAGACCGAAATATTGGGCCTGAGATTGTGGGCCTGATAGTGTATGACGGTGTGGGTGATGGCAAAAGAAAAAAGGGAAACTTCCCTGCAGGTTGTCAGGTCCAATATTACTTTTTGTTTCTATAACACCCATAATCATATGAAATATTGAAAAATGTCTCCATAACCGTTTATGcgtcaggggtataattggtaacacAACTTGAATATatcatatctaaaaaaccgcgttttggaaattttacaaattttatatcgttggaaatctttttaagagagctacacaacgagaacaacaacaatatcaaatttaagaATTTTGCGAAAAAATCGGAGACGGTTATTCTTTTaagcaaaattttcaaaaatttgttacataaccattatgcagccgcCAAAAcgatgcataaaacattatgcagacacaacaaaaaatgcataaaacgttatgcaaccatattttggttcatgcatctaTTAATTTATgcgtaacatgttatgcatacatTTCCtttgatgcataaaagattatgcttTTAATTCAGCGCttacaaaaatatggttgcataatgctttatgcatcgattttctcgactgcataacatgttatgcaaatattattataggtgcataacgtgttatgcaacgtgttttttttgttggtttcaatactaacaaaaattagctgcataacgtgttatgcaacctttCTCTGGActtcataacaagttatgcaaaaaaggctgcataacttgtcatccacctacaataataactacataacgtgttatgcaatcattttcgggactgcataacaagttatgcaaaaataTTTATAGATACATAACAGGTTATGCCACCATTTTCATACCTGCATAAaagattattcaaccattatgaccaaTACCAATACTAATACATATGTAGCTTCCCAAACAACAACACCAATTCCTTCAAATCAGTTTATCCAACCATTATAAATATGTCAATCATTTGGTTAATCATTTAAGCTTTAATAAGAAAACTACTTTCTAGTTGATCATACTCATTCAGTCATGTGTCGCGGGTTTGAAAAAATAAATATGTCAGTGTCACGTCGAAGGAGTCATCTAACTATAGATTCACCAAGATAACAACTGAATGAGAATAAAGCTTATTTGCCTTTGGCGGGACTGGTTGGCTACTGCATTTTCTAATATAACAATAGATATAAACCAATAATGTGGCTCAATGCTGAGATTTGGACTAGAAAATGGATTTGGCTTGTAAGGAGTGTTTTAGTTGTACAACACCTAACGTGTTGGGTAGGTGGTAAGGACACCAGCTTGGCTCTCACTTCGTAGTAAATACTGTAGGGTAGTACTGCATTACTTACTGTGGCATATATAGTAATCTGTCACCATTTGAGTCCAAACTCCGACAAATACCGCATGCATTTGTTTGTTGTCTCCATTGCAAATCTCAAACCACACAGATTCCTCCTGCAACAGCATCTCATCCCCTCTCATCTTCACAGTTTACCCACCCTAATTAGATAGCACAGCTTCTTATAAACCTAATTAGACTCATACCCATCTCCAATTTCATCTCGGATTCAACCTCCATCACCTCGGATCTCCCAGATTTAATCTCCACAAACCCCTCTTCTTGGTGTTCTTGACTGCATCAATTGTCCATCATGTGTTGCTCTTCAACTCGACCATCTAGCCAAACCAAATCTGGTATCTTCTCGCAATAAATCTCGCTGGTAACATGATAACAACATCAGAATCAGCTTCTCCAAACCCTAATATCAATCTTCTTCAATTTCATCACTGTAATCATCATACCTTAATTCGTCAC
This DNA window, taken from Papaver somniferum cultivar HN1 chromosome 3, ASM357369v1, whole genome shotgun sequence, encodes the following:
- the LOC113357843 gene encoding uncharacterized protein LOC113357843 isoform X3; this encodes MFHHEILPLCFSRLNSVTGSVAAEWRQSLEANIIGILICNEVGGREELHVVGPRNVLWKFVLLIMHELSIENLRGKKLSFRALLHTGCEMFQLVQTSTGNPGPSEVVVCSTFMKRYQGAWMQDPVILLLRAKRESIH
- the LOC113357843 gene encoding uncharacterized protein LOC113357843 isoform X2; translated protein: MFHHEILPLCFSVTGSVAAEWRQSLEANIIGILICNEVGGREELHVVGPRNVLWKFVLLIMHELSIENLRGKKLSFRALLHTGCEMFQLVQTSTGNPGPSEVLGCRTLSYYCCEQKGKVSIEIPVADNNNTIAQLLRTKWGRLRKK
- the LOC113357843 gene encoding uncharacterized protein LOC113357843 isoform X1, with translation MFHHEILPLCFSRLNSVTGSVAAEWRQSLEANIIGILICNEVGGREELHVVGPRNVLWKFVLLIMHELSIENLRGKKLSFRALLHTGCEMFQLVQTSTGNPGPSEVLGCRTLSYYCCEQKGKVSIEIPVADNNNTIAQLLRTKWGRLRKK